The DNA window GGATGGTGGCACCCGTACCGCGAGCATTACCGGTGCCTATGTTGCCCTGTGTGATGCAGTTGCTTATCTGTTGGATAAAAAGCTGATTGAAAAAAGCCCGTTAACGGCACAACTAGCGGCTATTTCGGTAGGTGTCTATAAAGGGGTACCGGTACTAGATCTGGATTATGCCGAGGATTGTGAGGCCGAGACGGATATGAATGTGGTGATGAATCATGAAGGTGGCTTTATTGAGGTGCAGGGTACAGCCGAGGGACACCCTTTCTCTGCCGATGAGATGACAGCTATGTTGGCACTGGCTCAGAAAGGGATTAACGAGTTATTGCAATTGCAGATAGAAGTATTGAACACATGAGTAAAAAGATTGTGCTGGCCAGCAATAATGCGGGCAAGGTGCGTGAGTTTAATGAATTACTCAAGGATCTTGATGTTGAGGTGGTGCCGCAGTCCGAGTTTGGTGTGGTTGAGGTTGAAGAGACCGGTTTGAGTTTTGTTGAAAACTCGATTCTCAAGGCGCGTAATGCGGCTGAACATACCGGACTTCCAGCGCTGGCGGATGATTCAGGGCTGGAGGTGGATGCCTTGATGGGTGCGCCAGGGATCTATTCAGCCCGTTATGCGGGTGAGGGTGCCAGTGATTTGGATAATTCACAGAAGCTGTTGGCGGCACTGAAGGATGTGAAGGGCGATCAACGCAGTGCGCGTTTTCAGTGTGTGATGGTGTATATGCGCCATGCCAGCGACCCGGTTCCTATTATCTGTCAGGGCACCTGGGATGGGATAATCCTGGAGCAACCGCAAGGTGATAATGGCTTTGGTTATGATCCGGTGTTTTATGTGCCAGAGAAGGCGTGTTCATCAGCCGAGCTGAGTGCTGCGGTGAAGAACTCATTGAGTCATCGTGGTCAGGCCGTGCAGCAGATGATAGAGCAGTTGCGCAGTCTAGGTTCCCCGAGGTAGGGCATGGGGTTCCCACGCAGGAGCATGGGAACCAGAGTGCGGTTAGGGTTTTCTCGTTCCCATGCTCCTGCGTGGGAACGCATACCTATTTGCGCGTAATAACATCCATACCATCACTCAGACTAAGAAAACCGCGTGTAACAACGGTAGTTCCTGCGTCCAGCCCCTCCAGGATCTCGACTTTATCATTAAAGAATCCCCCTTCCTTTACGCTGATACGTTGAGCCTTTTGCTGTGGGTTAACAATAAATACAAAGCTGCCTTGTTCATCGCTACGCAGGGCGGTTAGTGGTATGAGCAGGCGTTGATGGGGGTTGATATCATATCGTATACGACAGAATTGTCCTGCCCGAGCCTGTGCGGGTAGTGTGTCTAGTTTTAATTCCAGTGTCATCTTTAGTGTCTGTGGATTAACCAGCGGGTGTATGCGATTGATGCTTGCCGGGTAGTAATCATTGCCCAGGGCATCAATGCGTAGTTGTGCGGGATGCCCTGTTTGTAGTGACTGAATAAATCGCTCCGGAACTTCTGTCTTTGCGTACAGGCTGTCGGGGTCTATCAACCCCAGGATTAACTGGCGTTGTTCTGCAATATCACCCGGTTCAGCCAGGCGTTGTGTGATGATGCCAGTAAAAGGTGCTGTAAGGCGTGTGTTTTCAAGTAGTATCTGCAACCGTTTTTGTTCTGCCTGGGTGATTTTTAAGCTTGTTTCTGCTTCAATCAGGCGTTCTTGGGCGACCAATTGTTGTTTGATCAATTTTTGTAATTGCGCTAATTGATAATGTGCCTGCTTGACCTCCGCCTGTACTTTTTCCAGTTCGGCCTGAAGCAGTCGATTATCCAGTCGAGCGATGATAGCGCCTTTTTTTACACGGTCACCAGGGTAATAGGGTAGGGCATCGATACGTCCGGCACCCTGACTATAAATTCCGACCTGTCGTTGAGCAACTAGCACACAGGTGCTATTTAACGTTTGTGCCAGATATTCAGATTGAACCAAGCGTGTCTCTACACGATGCCCGGATCTTTGCTTGGAGGCGAATGGCTGTGATGTTGTTGAATTATTATCACAGCCGGTTAATAGCAGGCTGGCTGCCAGGATAAGGCTTAAACTGAATTTGAGTGCAAACATAGAGCCCTAGTATTCAGTGAAATCATATTGGAATCAACAAATAAAAAGGCCTGCAATATTTAATTACAGGCCTTTTTGCGGTACTTCAGTGATGTTTACTTGTTATGGAGCATGTTATCAATGATAGGTGCCAGGATAATCTCCATGGCAAAGCCCATTTTACCGGCTGGAACAACAATAGTATTGCGGCGTGACATGAATGAGCCATCCAGCATATTCAGCAGATGCGAGAAATCGACCCCTGTTTTAGCTGGGTCACGGAAACGAATGACAACAAAGCTTTCATCCGGTGTCGGGATATCGCGCGCGATAAACGGATTGGATGTGTCGACAGTGGGCACACGCTGGAAGTTGATGTCCGTGCGTGAAAACTGTGGGGTAATATAATGCACATAGTCTGGCATACGGCGCAGGATGGTATCTACCGTTGCTTCAGCAGAGTAACCGCGCTCAGCAGAGTCACGATGAATTTTCTGAATCCATTCCAGATTAACAATAGGCACTACACCAATGAGTAGGTCAACTTGCTTGGCAACATTAACGTTGTCTGTAACAACACCACCGTGTAGTCCCTCGTAGAACAACAAGTCTGTTTTATCATCGATAGCTTCCCATTCGGTGAACTCACCCGGGTTTTGACCATAAGGCGCGGCCTCTTCCTCGCTGTGCAGGTAGTAGCGGCGTTTACAGGCACCGGTATCGCCATAGGTCCTGAAGGTCTCTTCTAATTTATCAAACAGGTTGGCGTTTTCGCCAAAGTGACTGAAATTAGAATTGTTATCAGTTTCAGCCTCAGCCATTGCTGCCTTCATGGCCTGACGGTCATAGCGATGGTAGCTATCACCTTCGATCACCAGTGGGTTGATGTTTTCACGGCGGAAGATATGTTCAAAAGCGACTTTTACGGTGGTGGTTCCTGCGCCGGATGATCCGGTCACGGCGACCACTGGGTTTTTCTTGGACATTTAAGTTCTCCTTAAAAAATAATTTGTTATTGGTTAGCGTCGCGCTCAATAATTCTGGCTGCAACGGTAATAATTGTGTCGTTTACGGTGCCAGACCTTAAGTCTGTCCTCATTATTAATTGAGGTGAAACGCCAATTATCGCACTTTTTGTAGAAATGAACCAGATTTATCATGATGGCGTGTGTAATCATAGTATGGTTATCGATTTTTTAGTGGAACTGATTGTAAAATAGGCGGTTTTTCGCGTTCGTGTTATATTGTCTGCTTGTGTTTGGCTGGGCTTTATTGGGGGGTAATTAACGGTGGCAAGTGTTAGGAATGTATTGCTCGAGTGGCAGAGAATGCTGATGCCTTTTTTTAGCTGGATCGGTGATTTGCGTGATATCAATATAGTCCGTGCCGATATTATGGCGGGCATTACTGTTGCACTGGTGCTGGTGCCGCAGTCGATGGCCTATGCACAGCTGGCCGGTTTGCCCCCTTATTATGGTTTATACGCCTCTTTTGTACCCCCGATGGTTGCTGCCTTGTTTGGTTCTTCTCGTCAGTTGGCAACGGGCCCGGTTGCTGTGGTTTCTTTGATGACGGCTGCTGCGTTAGAGCCTTTGGCGAGCAGTAATCCAGAGGGTTATCTGGCCTATGCGATGTTGCTGGCTATTATGGTGGGTGGTTTTCAGTTTTGCCTGGGCATGTTTAAGCTGGGTATCCTGGTGGATTTTTTGTCACATCCGGTTGTTATCGGTTTTACCAATGCCAGTGCATTGATTATTGCGACCTCTCAGTTGGGTAAGTTATTTGGTGTAACGGTAGAAAAGGCCGTGCATCATTATGACACGGTGTGGAATACCATCCTGGAGGTCTTGGAGGCATCCCATATGGCGACGGTTAGCATGGCTGTGCTGGCTTTTTCTATTATGATTCTGCTCAAGCGTTTTGCGCCTAGGGTGCCTGGGGTGTTAACGGCGGTTGTCGTAACCACTGTATTATCATGGTACGTCAATTTTGATGAGCAGGGTGGCCGTGTCGTGGGTAGTATCCCCGAAGGTCTCCCTGCTTTTGCTATTCCTGCGATTGATCTGACGGCTGTATTGAATTTGATGTCAGTGGCCGTCACGATTGCCTTGATTGGTTTTATGGAGGCGATCTCCATTGCCAAGGCGATGGCTGCGCGTACCCGTCAGCGACTGGATGCTAATCAGGAGCTGGTTGGACAAGGTATTAGTAATATCGTATCCGGTCTGTTTGGTAGTTATCCTGTCTCTGGTTCCTTTTCTCGTTCAGCGGTGAATATTGATGCGGGTGCCATCACTGGCTTCTCAAGTATTGTCACGGGTCTGGTCGTTGGTGTGACATTGTTGTGGTTAACGCCTTTGTTATATCACCTGCCACAGGCAACATTAGCAGCCGTGATTATTATGGCGGTTATTAACCTGATTAAGATTTCTCCCATTATTCATGCCTGGCATGCAGAACCCCATGATGGTGCCGTTGCTGTTATTACCTTTTTCCTGACCGTATTATGGGCACCCCATCTGGATCGAGGGATTATTGTCGGTGTGGCTCTGTCTCTGGGTCTGTTTGTTTATCGTACCATGCGTCCAAGGATGGCGGTGTTGTCTCGTTTTCGTGATGGTACGATGCGTGATATTACAGTGCATAATCTATCGACCTGCGAAAATATTGTCGTTATGCGTTTCGATATGTCACTGTATTTTGCTAATGCCGGTTATTTTGAGGATCGCGTACTGGAGATAGTGGCAGCAAATCCCGCGCTTAAATTTATCATTATTGATGCCAGTGCGATTAATCAAATGGATGCCACCGGTGAAGAGGTGCTGCATCATCTGGCGGAACGTCTGAGAGGTGCGGATATTGAGCTGTTGATCGCTCGTATGAAACGTGAGTTTGTACAGACTTTGCAGCGTACCGGTCTGATTGATTATATGGGTGATAATACCTTATTCCCACGGGTGCAGAATGCTGTGGATTATGCCTGGAGCAAGTTAGGAAAAGGGCATAAGGATAGCTGTCCGTTGAATACAGTGGTTGCCAGAGAGGCGGGTAAAGCTGTTATCAGTGAGGTAACTAGCAGTGAGGAAGCTAAGGCCTAAGCTCAAAGACAAGATCCCAGACACCATGACCTAAACGCTGGCCACGCCGCTCAAATTTGGTGATGGGACGGTAGGCGGGGCGAGGTGAATAGTGGCCTGGTCCGGCCTTGTTTTGGAAGAGAGCTGATGCCCCCATATTAGCCATCATGCATTCCGCATAATCCTGCCAGTCTGTTGCCATGTGAAAGTAGCCGCCGGGTTGTAGTCGATCGGCCACCTGTTGGATAAATGACTCCTGCAGGATGCGGCGTTTGTGGTGGCGTTTCTTGTGCCAGGGGTCGGGGAAGAAGAGGTAGACTGCTGCCAGACTATTCGATGGAATCATCTGTTGCAGTATCTCTACTGCATCTTCATTCATTACCCGCAGGTTGCTGATTTGGCGCTCACGGATCTGTATCAGGAGATGGCCAACGCCCGGCCGGTGAACCTCGATACCAATATAATTATTTTCAGGATGATTGGCAGCAATCTCAGCCAGAGATTCACCGTTACCAAAGCCGATCTCGATAATGGTGGGGGCTACGCGCCCAAAAACAGCCTCAATATCGAGCTGATCTGTACTCATATCCAGACCAAATTCTGGCCATAAGATCTCTAGCGCGTGGCGTTGTCCAGGGGTAAAACGCCCCTCGCGTTTAACGAAGCTGCGGATGGGGCGGTGCTTTTTAAGCGCGTTCACAGGTCTAGAAAAAGGTGCCGTCCACGGGGGATGAGGCACTGGCAAAACGCTTGCGTGGGATGCGACCAGCACGATAGGCCTCACGACCTGCCTCAATCGCTTTTTTCATCGCTGAAGCCATCAGTACAGGGTTAGCGGCACCGGCAATAGCAGTATTCATTAAGACCCCGTCACAACCCAATTCCATAGCAATAGCGGCATCGGAGGCAGTGCCGACACCGGCATCCACAATAATAGGTACATTCGCATTCTCAACAATGGTGCGAATATTGTAGGGGTTGCGGATGCCCAAACCGGAGCCAATGGGGGCTGCCAGTGGCATCACGGCGACACAACCCATCTCTTCAAAGCGTTTGGCGATAATAGGGTCATCATTGGTATAGACCATGATATCGAAGCCATCCTTGATCAGGGTCTCGGCGGCACTCAGAGTGGCGGTAATATCGGGAAACAGGGTCTTTTCATCACCCAGCACCTCCAGTTTAACCAGCTTGTGACCATCCAGTAGCTCGCGTGCCAGGCGACAGGTGCGCACGGCATCCTCTTCGGTATAACAACCGGCTGTATTGGGCAACAGGGTATATTTATCCAACGGGATGACATCCAGTAGATTTGGTTCATCGGCATTCTGTCCGATATTGGTGCGACGAATGGCAACCGTGATAATCTCGGCACCACTGGCCACGGTCGCCTCCTGGGTTTCATCCAGGTCTTTATATTTGCCAGTACCGACTAATAGTCTTGACTGGTAACTCTTGCCAGCAATAATGAGGGTGTCATTTTCGTTTGTTGTCGTCATAATAAATCGCAGTATTTTAATGTGTTACAAGGGGTTAGTGTTTATCCGCCGCCGATAGCATGGACAATCTCAACCTGATCATCGGTCTGCAGGATGTATGCCGCATATTCACCACGCAAAACAATCTCTTTATTGATTTCCAACGCCAGCCGACGATCGACAAGATCGAGCTGTTCGATGAGTGCCTGTGCAGTCATGTTGTCAGCAACTTCGGTGCGTTCGCCATTAAGAATGATATGCATGATATATAGTTGATCAGGGGGTTTCTTTAATAGGGTTTGTCGAAACGTCTATTTTAGGCAACCTCTGATCAATTGTATACAATTGATCAGAGCTTATCCTTACTATTGAATCCTGTTTGGATCTATGTAACTGTAGTTTGTATATAATTATTAAAATAGGGCTGCATTAATATGAGCGAACATCATGATGTTCTGGAGTTTTTGAACGAGCATCTACCAATCCATGATAAGTTGGTGGCTATGCATCGCTCTGTGCAGGGTTCTTTTCCGTTTATTGCGCGTATTGCCGTGGCGCTCTATGACCCCAAAACTAACATTTTAAAGACCTTTTTGCATAGTAGTGGTGAAGATAATCCACTGGATCATTATCAGGCCTCGCTGGATGATGCACCTTCACTAAAGACTATTCTGGACGAGGGTCTGCCCCGGGTGGTCAATAATCAGCTAACCGTTGAGTCGGGGGACAGCCATCATACCAAACGCATGGGTCGTCAGGGTTATGAGGCTAGTTATACCTTACCCATGTTTGATGGCGGCATCTTTGTGGGCTTTATGTTTTTTAATTCCTATGAGGCTGATGTGTTCTCAGAGGCCGTCTTGTGCCAGATGGATGTGTATGCACACATGATTTCGCTCATAGTCATCCATGAAATCAGCGCGGTTAAGACCCTGGCTGCAGCAGTCAGGAGTGCTGAACGTATTACTCATGTAAGAGACCCTGAGACAGGTCGGCATCTGGATCGTATGTCACATTATAGTCGACTCATTGCACGTTCATTGGCCGATCAATATGGCTTGGATGATCATTATATTGAACATATTTTTATGTTTTCTCCACTGCATGATATTGGCAAGATCGGTATTCCTGATCGCATTCTGTTGAAAGCCGGTAAGCTGGATGAAGAAGAGCGCAGGATTATGCGTACGCATGTGCGTAAGGGTCGTGAGATTATTGACGGCTTCCTGGCGGATTTCCATCTACAAGATGTGGAACATATTGATATGTTGCGGAAT is part of the Gammaproteobacteria bacterium genome and encodes:
- a CDS encoding XTP/dITP diphosphatase encodes the protein MSKKIVLASNNAGKVREFNELLKDLDVEVVPQSEFGVVEVEETGLSFVENSILKARNAAEHTGLPALADDSGLEVDALMGAPGIYSARYAGEGASDLDNSQKLLAALKDVKGDQRSARFQCVMVYMRHASDPVPIICQGTWDGIILEQPQGDNGFGYDPVFYVPEKACSSAELSAAVKNSLSHRGQAVQQMIEQLRSLGSPR
- a CDS encoding efflux RND transporter periplasmic adaptor subunit, translating into MFALKFSLSLILAASLLLTGCDNNSTTSQPFASKQRSGHRVETRLVQSEYLAQTLNSTCVLVAQRQVGIYSQGAGRIDALPYYPGDRVKKGAIIARLDNRLLQAELEKVQAEVKQAHYQLAQLQKLIKQQLVAQERLIEAETSLKITQAEQKRLQILLENTRLTAPFTGIITQRLAEPGDIAEQRQLILGLIDPDSLYAKTEVPERFIQSLQTGHPAQLRIDALGNDYYPASINRIHPLVNPQTLKMTLELKLDTLPAQARAGQFCRIRYDINPHQRLLIPLTALRSDEQGSFVFIVNPQQKAQRISVKEGGFFNDKVEILEGLDAGTTVVTRGFLSLSDGMDVITRK
- a CDS encoding phosphoribulokinase, encoding MSKKNPVVAVTGSSGAGTTTVKVAFEHIFRRENINPLVIEGDSYHRYDRQAMKAAMAEAETDNNSNFSHFGENANLFDKLEETFRTYGDTGACKRRYYLHSEEEAAPYGQNPGEFTEWEAIDDKTDLLFYEGLHGGVVTDNVNVAKQVDLLIGVVPIVNLEWIQKIHRDSAERGYSAEATVDTILRRMPDYVHYITPQFSRTDINFQRVPTVDTSNPFIARDIPTPDESFVVIRFRDPAKTGVDFSHLLNMLDGSFMSRRNTIVVPAGKMGFAMEIILAPIIDNMLHNK
- the sulP gene encoding sulfate permease, with translation MPFFSWIGDLRDINIVRADIMAGITVALVLVPQSMAYAQLAGLPPYYGLYASFVPPMVAALFGSSRQLATGPVAVVSLMTAAALEPLASSNPEGYLAYAMLLAIMVGGFQFCLGMFKLGILVDFLSHPVVIGFTNASALIIATSQLGKLFGVTVEKAVHHYDTVWNTILEVLEASHMATVSMAVLAFSIMILLKRFAPRVPGVLTAVVVTTVLSWYVNFDEQGGRVVGSIPEGLPAFAIPAIDLTAVLNLMSVAVTIALIGFMEAISIAKAMAARTRQRLDANQELVGQGISNIVSGLFGSYPVSGSFSRSAVNIDAGAITGFSSIVTGLVVGVTLLWLTPLLYHLPQATLAAVIIMAVINLIKISPIIHAWHAEPHDGAVAVITFFLTVLWAPHLDRGIIVGVALSLGLFVYRTMRPRMAVLSRFRDGTMRDITVHNLSTCENIVVMRFDMSLYFANAGYFEDRVLEIVAANPALKFIIIDASAINQMDATGEEVLHHLAERLRGADIELLIARMKREFVQTLQRTGLIDYMGDNTLFPRVQNAVDYAWSKLGKGHKDSCPLNTVVAREAGKAVISEVTSSEEAKA
- the trmB gene encoding tRNA (guanosine(46)-N7)-methyltransferase TrmB, whose amino-acid sequence is MNALKKHRPIRSFVKREGRFTPGQRHALEILWPEFGLDMSTDQLDIEAVFGRVAPTIIEIGFGNGESLAEIAANHPENNYIGIEVHRPGVGHLLIQIRERQISNLRVMNEDAVEILQQMIPSNSLAAVYLFFPDPWHKKRHHKRRILQESFIQQVADRLQPGGYFHMATDWQDYAECMMANMGASALFQNKAGPGHYSPRPAYRPITKFERRGQRLGHGVWDLVFELRP
- a CDS encoding thiazole synthase, translating into MTTTNENDTLIIAGKSYQSRLLVGTGKYKDLDETQEATVASGAEIITVAIRRTNIGQNADEPNLLDVIPLDKYTLLPNTAGCYTEEDAVRTCRLARELLDGHKLVKLEVLGDEKTLFPDITATLSAAETLIKDGFDIMVYTNDDPIIAKRFEEMGCVAVMPLAAPIGSGLGIRNPYNIRTIVENANVPIIVDAGVGTASDAAIAMELGCDGVLMNTAIAGAANPVLMASAMKKAIEAGREAYRAGRIPRKRFASASSPVDGTFF
- the thiS gene encoding sulfur carrier protein ThiS; the encoded protein is MHIILNGERTEVADNMTAQALIEQLDLVDRRLALEINKEIVLRGEYAAYILQTDDQVEIVHAIGGG
- a CDS encoding HD domain-containing protein, which codes for MSEHHDVLEFLNEHLPIHDKLVAMHRSVQGSFPFIARIAVALYDPKTNILKTFLHSSGEDNPLDHYQASLDDAPSLKTILDEGLPRVVNNQLTVESGDSHHTKRMGRQGYEASYTLPMFDGGIFVGFMFFNSYEADVFSEAVLCQMDVYAHMISLIVIHEISAVKTLAAAVRSAERITHVRDPETGRHLDRMSHYSRLIARSLADQYGLDDHYIEHIFMFSPLHDIGKIGIPDRILLKAGKLDEEERRIMRTHVRKGREIIDGFLADFHLQDVEHIDMLRNIAERHHEAVDGSGYPDGERGDGIPLEARIVAVADVFDALTSERSYKKIWSNDQAITMLHELAGQTLDKDCVDALIKELGEVEVIQEMFR